Sequence from the Arthrobacter pigmenti genome:
CGTTATCGCTGACAACTGTCACGCCGTCGTCGTTCCACCTAACCGTCCGCACCGGAGTGTTCAGGTGCACGTCCTCCCCAAGGCGTTCCGCCAGGCGCAGCGGCACCTGCTGCAATCCCCCGACCACGCGCTTGTCGAGAATGAAATCGGCGTCGACCAGGTGGGTGAAGCTGCCCGCACTGGCTGCCATCAGCACGGCCTGCAGCGCGGAGAAGGAGTGCGCCGGCTTGGTCAGCATGGCGCCGGCGATGAACATACCGATATTGTCGCGGGCCTCCTGGTCATCGGTACGTTCCTCGAGCCAACGGGCGAAGGAAATCCGGTCGAGTTCCTGTGCCTTGGCATGCGCCCACGGCTCTTCGGGGCCGATCTCCGCGGTGAGGGCGTCAAGTTCCTCGATGAGCCGTTCCATCTCGGCTTCGGTCTCAGCCGAAACGGGGAACATCTCGCCGGTGAATCGGGTTTGCGCGCCGGCAGCGTCGAGGTAGAGCGACTCCCCCTCGCGGTAGCGGGAGTAGGTGTCCAGCCCCAGTTCGGCGAGGGTCTCGATCAGCGCATCCTGATCCGGTGAGACCCACTGGCCGCCGATTTCCAGCATCGCGCCGTCAATCTCGCGGGTCCAGAGCCGGCCACCGACGCGGTCCCGGGCCTCAAGGACGGCTACGCTCAGGCCGGCCTTCTTCAGCTCGGTCGCGGCGGTAAGGCCGGAGGCACCGGCGCCGATAACGACGACGTCGCGGGTAAGCGTGGGATGGTTGTCGGTATTCATCAGTTGTTCCTTGTCTAACAGTTGGTGTTACTTAGCGCGTTGAGTGTGCAGCTCATTGCCTTTTG
This genomic interval carries:
- a CDS encoding flavin monoamine oxidase family protein — translated: MNTDNHPTLTRDVVVIGAGASGLTAATELKKAGLSVAVLEARDRVGGRLWTREIDGAMLEIGGQWVSPDQDALIETLAELGLDTYSRYREGESLYLDAAGAQTRFTGEMFPVSAETEAEMERLIEELDALTAEIGPEEPWAHAKAQELDRISFARWLEERTDDQEARDNIGMFIAGAMLTKPAHSFSALQAVLMAASAGSFTHLVDADFILDKRVVGGLQQVPLRLAERLGEDVHLNTPVRTVRWNDDGVTVVSDNVTVHAKRVIMAVPPNLISRVSFDPPLPRRQHQMHQHLSLGLVIKVHAVYEKPFWREQGLSGTCFSPYQLVHESYDNTNHGDARGTLVGFISDEHADAVFRLSAEERKQRVLESLAAYYGPEALNPEVYYESDWGTEEWTRGAYAASFDLGGLSRYGADQSAPVGPIYFSCSDFAAKGYQHVDGAIRMGRKTAQLILAAQGEAAPSSYAAANSH